In a genomic window of Leifsonia xyli subsp. cynodontis DSM 46306:
- a CDS encoding acyl-CoA carboxylase subunit epsilon — protein sequence MSEALDPSQLRFVTRGVTAEEIAAVTAVLTVAAAEQDAAARGSRPAAGADGWQRSQRPLRTLLIPGPGQWRSFSGG from the coding sequence GTGAGCGAGGCCCTCGACCCCTCGCAGCTGCGGTTCGTCACGCGCGGCGTGACAGCGGAGGAGATCGCTGCGGTCACGGCCGTGCTCACCGTCGCGGCGGCCGAGCAGGACGCCGCAGCACGCGGATCCCGGCCCGCTGCCGGGGCGGACGGCTGGCAGCGCAGTCAGCGTCCACTGCGCACGTTGCTGATTCCGGGGCCGGGTCAGTGGCGGTCGTTCTCGGGCGGATGA